CAGAAGTCGCACGACGCACTCCGCAAGCGCGGGAACATCTCCCACGGGGCGGATGAACCCCGTCTCTCCCTCGCGCACCATGTCGGGAATGCCGCCCGCGTCCGACCCCACCACGGGGATGCCGACGGCGTGCGTTTCGCTGAGCGCCACGGGCGCGGTCTCTTCGATGGAGGGAAGCAGCAGGAGTGTCGCGTGGCGGTACTCTTCGCGAAGGACTTCGTCGGACACCAGCCCCAGGAGTTGCACGCGATCCGAGAGCCCGCGATCCTCGACGAACCGGCGGACTTCCTCATCGAGCGGAGTGTTCGACGGCGGTCCGAGGAGCCGGAGCGTGGCGTCCGGAACATCGCCCAAGACGCGTTCCGCGATGCGCACCGAGGTCATCGGATCCTTGCGGTGGCGAAGCCCGCCGACGACGAGAATCCGCGGCGGCCCGGGGCGATTCTCGATGGAGAAGAACGCGTCCCCCGCGGGGTTGTTGACCACAAACCGGCGGTAGTGACCCCCGGGGGGCAGCGCGCGCCCCGCGTATCCCGAGGTGATGAACACATTCCGCGTGCGCCGGATCTGCGAGAGCGCGGCTCGTGCGCGGAGCATTCCGCGCATTCGCTTCCACGGCGACGGATGGTGCATGGTGGCTTCCTTCCAGAGGATGCCGTGGAGCGACAGCACAAACGGGAGCCGCGTGTCGAGCCCCGCCGCCGTGGGGAGCCCGAGGCCCTGCGCATGGGCGAGGTCCGGCTGGATCTCCGTGACCACTCCCGCGATCCGCCGCCGTGCCGCGCGCCAGCCGGTGAGTTGCGTGAAGCGTTCCGGGTCGCGCAGGAAGTGGATCGTCGCGCCGTCGCGGGACTCCACCTTGTCCGCGGGCACATCGCCCTGCGAGCAGATGATGTGCAGATCCACTTCCGGGATTCGTCCGAGCCCCTTCGTTAGATAATGCGCGACCGCCGTGACGCCTCCGGGGATGACCTCGGGGTTCACGGGGTAGTTGCAGAACATGGCGACGCGCACGCGGGACTCCTTCTCCGGTTATCCGGTTGGATCGGAAGTGGTGACGGACTTCATGAGCCGTTCGACGGCGGAAGTTCCCGACCAGATCTCCGGTCGGGGAGGCCCCGGGAAGAGGCGTCCCGAGAGGCGACCGAAGCGCGCGCGAAGGGCGGCGTTCGACATCGCGATGGCCGTGGAGACGGACATCTCGCGAAAGAGCGTGCGGCGGCGGATGCGTGGCTGGCGGCCGGGTCGTGCGGTGAGCGTGCCGTCGCGGAGAATCTCCAGCGTGCGCATCGCCGCGAAGAGCGGCCACAGGCAGAAGACGCGTAGTCTCGGCTGCGTGCGCGGGAGGAGCGTCGTGTAGCGAAGTGCATCGTCCAGATCCCGCGCGGCCTGATGCGCCAGTTCCTCCGCCACCGCCAGAACTCCGGCGCGCGAGGGGGCTTCGAGCATCCGCGCGGGCGTCACGCCGTGCCGGGCCAGCATTTCCGCCGGAAGGAAGCACCGGCCGTCGCGCCGGTCCGACGCGATCCCCTTCAGGATGTTCACGAGCTGAAGACCGCGCCCGAAGTTCGCGCCGAGTGCCGTCATGCGGCGGAGCCGGGGTGCATTGGAAGCGGGACCGTCCGGCGTGAATAGACGCGTGAGCATGATCCCGATTGTCCCCGCGACATGGTAGCAGTACTCGTCGAGGTCGCCCGGCGTCTCCAGCGCGAAGAGTCCATTGCGGGTCTTCTCGCGGGAGAGCCGGGACATTCCGCCTGCCGTTTCCGCGACATGGGCGGCGATGGCCTCTCGGCGCCGGTCCGGCAGCGACTCGAAGGCGGCGAAGACCTGGTCGGCGGATTCCATCAGGCGGCGTTCCCGGGGCGTCACCGATTCCAGGAACTGGAGACGCACGGACGGCCGGAGCGTCAGTTCCGTCGCGCCGTCGAGGCGCTCGAGGAAGGCGTCGAAAAGCGAGCCTCGTTCTTCCGGGTAGAGACCGGGCGCGTCTTCCATGGTGTCCACGATCCGAAAGAGCAGGTAGGCCACCGTGACTTCCGTGCGAAGCGGGTGGGGGAGGACACGGATGTTGAGCGCAAAGGTCCGCGAGACGGTCGGCAGAAGCTCGTGGCAGAGGATCATCTGCGGGTTCATGCGGACCTCCGTGCGCGGCGGGAGGACCCCGCGCCGCTCCGGCAGAGGGTAGGCCGGGCGGGGCGTGTCGGCAAGCGGACCCTCGCGCGGGCGGGGAGGGTGCGCTATGCTCCGCGCCGTTCCCCGGTGCCCATCCTTCCCGCGACCCGGAGGTTCGCTCGTGACCGCAGGCCGGATCCCCGTGCGCCGAATCATCACGGCAGCCACCTGTGCGGCTGCCGCAAGCGTCCTGCTGGCGGCGTGGACCGCCCGTGCCGACATTGGCGGGGAGCCCTCGCCCCTCCGTGCGTTGACCAGCGTCCGCATCGTCGCCGGTCCGGGCGCGGAGCCCGTTTCCGGGACGATTCTGGTCCGGGACGGCCGGATCGTCGCGCTGGGCACGATGGTGGAGATCCCCCCCGGAGCGGTCGTTCACGACCTCGGTGGATTCATGGTCTACCCCGGGCTGGTGGAGAGCTACCTGCGGCTTCCCGCGACGCAACCTGACGCCGGGAAGGCCGACGGCGGAAAGGACACCGCCCCCGCCGGACCGAACGCCCGCAACCCGCGCGTGCACGCGGCGCGCCGTGCGGCGGACCTTCTTCCGCTGCCGGACGATCTGCGGGGCGAAATGCGTCGGGCCGGGTTCACGACTGCGCTGGTCGCTCCCGGGGACGGCATCTTCCGGGGCGCGGCGGCCGTGGTCTCGCTCGGTGACGGGGACGCGGCGAGTCGCGTGCTTGTTCCGGAAGCGGCGCAGGTTCATGCATTCGAACACGGGCGCTGGGGCGACCGGACCTATCCGAACTCGCTGATGGGCGCGATCGCGCTCTCGCGACAGTGCCTGCACGACGCGCGCTGGCATCGCGATGCGTGGGCAGCATGGCGGGAGCACGGAGATGAGGCGGACCGCCCCGCGGCATCCGCTGCGCTGGACGCGCTTCTCCCGGTGGCGGAGGGGGCGCGGCCGCTTCTGTCGGAGTCGGAGGATCTGCGGATGCTCCCGCGCGTACTGGACTTCGCGCGCGAGTTCGGCGCGCGCCCGATCGTCATCTCCGGCGCATCAGACGAATACCGCAGGCCCGACCGCGTCGCGGAGTGGCTTGCGGACGCGGGTGCTTCGCTCGTCTTGTCGCTGAACTTTCCGCCCCCGCCCGCGTGGGAGGGCGACGACGAGGAACCGGCCGTCGAACTCGACGCGCTCATTCACTGGGAACGCGCGCCGTCGAACCCGGGGATCGTGGAGCGTGCGGGGATTCCCTTCGCCGCCACGACGCAGGGGCTTCCCGCGCGTGCCGATGTTCGCGCGCGCCTCCGCGAGGCCATCCGCCACGGGCTTTCCGAGCGGGCCGCGCTGGCATCGCTCACGACGGAAGCCGCGCGCGTGGTGGGGCTTGCGGACCGGGTCGGGACGCTGGCGCCGGGCAAGGACGCGAACTTCATCGTGACGGACGGCCCGCTCTTCGCGAAGGGAACGAAGATCGTCGAGACATGGGTAGAGGGCGTGCGCTTCGGCCCGGACCCGGTCCGTGCGCGGGAAGGAGACCTTGCGGCCAAGTGGGATCTGGTCGCCGGAGAGGGCGCGGCGGCGGATTCGTTCCGCGTGCGCTTCCGAAAAGGGGACGAGGGTCTGGAGGGGAAGCTTCTGCCGAAGCGCGCGCCCGGAGAGGACGAGCCCGAAGAAGAGGACGAGGACGACGACGGCGCACCCGGCGCGGGCGGTGGGACGCCGCTGACCGAAGTGCGCCTGATGCGCGGGGTGCTGTCGTTCGGCGTGCCCGCACGCGAAGGCCGCGAGAGGCTTGCGGTTTCCGCACGGCTCGATCGCGGGCGACTCGTGGGGGAGGCGGTCCCGGCGGAAGGCGAACCGCTTCCGCTGCTCGGAGTGCGTGCGCGCTGGACACCGGAGGAGGAACCGGTTGCGCTCCTCTCGGAGGAGGCGCCGTGCTGGCCGCCGGTTGCGGATGTCCCGGCGGCGCCGGAAGCGGTGCTGGTGCGCGGAGCCACTGTCTGGACCTGCGCCGAGGCGGGGGTTCTGGAGCATGCGGACCTTCTGGTCGTGGACGGGCGCATCCGGCAAGTGGGAAAGGGGATCGCCGCGCCGCCCGGCGCGCTCGTTCTTGACGGGTCGGGGCGGCATGTGACGCCGGGACTCATCGACTGCCATTCGCACTCGGACATTTCCGGCGGGGTGAACGAAAGCTCGAACAGCTGCACGGCGGAGGTCGGGATCGGCGATGTCGTGAACCCGCGCTCGAGGGCGATGTATCGCGAACTGGCCGGGGGGCTCACCGTGTCGAGCCTCCTGCACGGAAGCGCGAATGTGATCGGCGGGCGCAACGCCGTGGTGAAGCTTCGCTGGGGTGCGCCCGCGGAAGACTTGCTCTTCGCGGAGGCGATTCCCGGAATCAAGTTCGCGCTCGGGGAGAATGTGAAGCAGTCGAACTGGGGCGACGACTTCACGACGCGGTATCCCCAGACCCGCATGGGCGTGGAGCAATTCCTCCGCGAGCGCTTTCTCGCGGCGGAGGATTACCGGCGGGAGCGCTCGGAGTGGACCCCCGGCGCAGGGACGCGGCCTCGTCTCGACCTTCAACTGGAAGTGCTCGGCGAGATTCTCGACGGGGAGCGACTCGTACACTGCCACTCGTACCGGGCGGACGAAATCATCATGCTGATGCGCGTGGCGGAGGACTTCGGCTTTACGATCGGGACTTTTCAGCATGTGCTGGAAGGGTACAAGTGTGCGGATGAGATCGCGGCTCATGGCGCGGGCGCGTCGACCTTCACCGACTGGTGGTCGTACAAGTACGAGGTGGTGGACGCCATTCCCTACAACGGCGCGGTCATGTGGGAGCGCGGGGTGAATGTGTCGTTCAACTCCGACAGTTCGGAATTGTCCAGGCGGATGAACACGGAGGCCGCGAAGGCCGTGAAGTACGGCGGCGTTCCGGAGGAGGAGGCACTCCTTTTCGTGACGAGAAACCCCGCCGAGCAACTCCGTGTGGACGAATGGGTGGGGTCGCTGGTCCCGGGGAAGCACGGCGACTTTGTGATCTGGAACGGGCATCCGCTTCGCGACGCGACGATCTGCCTGGAGACATGGATCGAAGGCGTGCGCCGGTTCGCGAGGGACGAGGATCTTGTGGCGCGGACGGAAGCGGCGTCGCTTCGCGAGGCGCTTCTGGCAAAGGCGCAGCGCGTGGGAAACCGCCTGGAGCGGGCGATGGGTGACGGACACCAGGCGACCTTCGGCGCGAGGTTCGGGGAGTCGCTTGAGGAGGTGTCCTTGTGGGAGATGGGGCGTGGCGAGTGCGTGGAGACTCGAGCCGTTTGCGAGGAGGAGTGACGCCATGAGAACAGCGATCGTGCGGTGGGGCGTGGCGTGCGGGCTGATCGGGGCGGCGGTCGCCGGAGCGGACGCACGCGTGCCGGAGGCGGTCACGCCGCCGGTGGAGACAGTGCGCGCGGTAGCGATCGTGGGCGGGACGGTGCATCCGGTGGCACACCCGGTGATCGAGGTCGGCGTGGTCGTGATGGAAGGCGGGCGGATCACGGCGGTGGGTGCGGCGGCGGACACGCGGATTCCGGACGGCGCGCGCATCGTTGACGCGCTCGGGTTGCATGTCTGGCCGGGGCTTATCGACTGCCACAGCCGTCTGGGGCTGACCGAGATCGGAAGCGTGCGCGGAACGCGCGACGGAAACGAATCCGGCGGGATGAACCCGAACGCGCGCGCGGAGGTGGCGGTCAACGCGTCATCGAGCCACTTTCCCGTGACCCGTGCGAACGGCACGATGCTCGCCGCGACGGCCCCGTCGGGAGGGCTGGTGAGCGGGTGGTCGGCCGTGATCGCGCTCGACGGCTGGACATGGGAGGACATGGTGCGGCGTGCGCCGCTCGGGCTGGTCGTGAACTGGCCGGGGATGCGATGGAAGCCGAAGCGCGACGGGAAGGACGACACGCCGGAGCGTCCCGACTGGGAGAAGAAGGTGGCGCGGCTTTCGGACATGCTGTCGGAGGCGCGCGCGTATGGAGAGGCGCGCGACCGCGGAGAAGAACCGCGTGCGGCGGACATCCGGTGGGAGGCTCTCGCGCCGGTTGTCACCGGCGAATCGCGCGTGTGGATTGCCGCGACGACGCTCGACCAGATCCGCGCGGCACTGGACTGGACGGCGGCGGAAGGGGTCGGGATGGTGCTGGTCGAGGGGTCCGGCGGGGGGGGCGGTGACGCGTGGCAGTGCGCGGGAGAGCTGGCGGCGCGCGATGTCCCGGTCATCGTGCAGACGACGCGGCAGCCCGCCCACGGATACGAACCGTACGATCTTCCCTTCCGGGAACCCGCGCTGCTCGCGGAGGCGGGCGTGGCGATCGGGTTCGGGACCTGGGGGTCCGCGCACGCCCGGGATCTTGCGATGGAGGCCGCGCGCGCGGTGGGGCACGGGTTGGCCCGGGACGCGGCCGCTCGCGCGCTGACACTGGGCGCGGCGGAGATCCTGGGGATCGCGGACCGATACGGCTCGCTGGAGGCGGGGAAGAGCGCCACGGTCCTTCTGGTGGAAGGCGACCTTCTCGACACCTCCATGCAGGTGCGTCAGGCATGGATCGACGGCGCCGAAGTGGACCTGTCGAGCCGCCATACGCGTCTCTGGCGGAAGTGGAGCGCGCGCCCGCGGTAGGGGAGATTCCCGTTTCCCTGCGGCCCCGGAGTCTGATACAGTGTGGTCGCTGCAACAACATACAGGTCCCCCCGAGGAGAGTGCTTTATGGAATCGGTGGGGAGCCGTGTTCTGTGCATGTTGCTCGTGGGAGGGCTTGTCGCTCTCGCCGCGTGTTCGGAAGATCTCTCGGGGCCGGAGGATGGACCCGGGACGATCACCATCCACCCCTCGCCCGACGGACTGATCGCTTCGTGGACACTCCTGGGTCCATCGGGGTACTTCGTGTCGGGATCCGGTGATCAGACGCTGACAGACCTCTCGCCGGGCAACTATACGGTGACCTGGGTGGCGATCAGCGGCCACACCACACCCCCCGGAGAGACAGTTCTGCTGTTCTCGAATGCCGGCATGACCGTCACGGGCGTGTATGTGGAAGTCGGTGTCGGCACGATCGTCGTCG
This genomic interval from Gemmatimonadota bacterium contains the following:
- a CDS encoding amidohydrolase family protein; its protein translation is MRTAIVRWGVACGLIGAAVAGADARVPEAVTPPVETVRAVAIVGGTVHPVAHPVIEVGVVVMEGGRITAVGAAADTRIPDGARIVDALGLHVWPGLIDCHSRLGLTEIGSVRGTRDGNESGGMNPNARAEVAVNASSSHFPVTRANGTMLAATAPSGGLVSGWSAVIALDGWTWEDMVRRAPLGLVVNWPGMRWKPKRDGKDDTPERPDWEKKVARLSDMLSEARAYGEARDRGEEPRAADIRWEALAPVVTGESRVWIAATTLDQIRAALDWTAAEGVGMVLVEGSGGGGGDAWQCAGELAARDVPVIVQTTRQPAHGYEPYDLPFREPALLAEAGVAIGFGTWGSAHARDLAMEAARAVGHGLARDAAARALTLGAAEILGIADRYGSLEAGKSATVLLVEGDLLDTSMQVRQAWIDGAEVDLSSRHTRLWRKWSARPR
- a CDS encoding glycosyltransferase family 4 protein → MRVAMFCNYPVNPEVIPGGVTAVAHYLTKGLGRIPEVDLHIICSQGDVPADKVESRDGATIHFLRDPERFTQLTGWRAARRRIAGVVTEIQPDLAHAQGLGLPTAAGLDTRLPFVLSLHGILWKEATMHHPSPWKRMRGMLRARAALSQIRRTRNVFITSGYAGRALPPGGHYRRFVVNNPAGDAFFSIENRPGPPRILVVGGLRHRKDPMTSVRIAERVLGDVPDATLRLLGPPSNTPLDEEVRRFVEDRGLSDRVQLLGLVSDEVLREEYRHATLLLLPSIEETAPVALSETHAVGIPVVGSDAGGIPDMVREGETGFIRPVGDVPALAECVVRLLTDGDLRARMAARAKETGVEEFSTDAIARKTVDAYREILT
- a CDS encoding amidohydrolase family protein, coding for MTAGRIPVRRIITAATCAAAASVLLAAWTARADIGGEPSPLRALTSVRIVAGPGAEPVSGTILVRDGRIVALGTMVEIPPGAVVHDLGGFMVYPGLVESYLRLPATQPDAGKADGGKDTAPAGPNARNPRVHAARRAADLLPLPDDLRGEMRRAGFTTALVAPGDGIFRGAAAVVSLGDGDAASRVLVPEAAQVHAFEHGRWGDRTYPNSLMGAIALSRQCLHDARWHRDAWAAWREHGDEADRPAASAALDALLPVAEGARPLLSESEDLRMLPRVLDFAREFGARPIVISGASDEYRRPDRVAEWLADAGASLVLSLNFPPPPAWEGDDEEPAVELDALIHWERAPSNPGIVERAGIPFAATTQGLPARADVRARLREAIRHGLSERAALASLTTEAARVVGLADRVGTLAPGKDANFIVTDGPLFAKGTKIVETWVEGVRFGPDPVRAREGDLAAKWDLVAGEGAAADSFRVRFRKGDEGLEGKLLPKRAPGEDEPEEEDEDDDGAPGAGGGTPLTEVRLMRGVLSFGVPAREGRERLAVSARLDRGRLVGEAVPAEGEPLPLLGVRARWTPEEEPVALLSEEAPCWPPVADVPAAPEAVLVRGATVWTCAEAGVLEHADLLVVDGRIRQVGKGIAAPPGALVLDGSGRHVTPGLIDCHSHSDISGGVNESSNSCTAEVGIGDVVNPRSRAMYRELAGGLTVSSLLHGSANVIGGRNAVVKLRWGAPAEDLLFAEAIPGIKFALGENVKQSNWGDDFTTRYPQTRMGVEQFLRERFLAAEDYRRERSEWTPGAGTRPRLDLQLEVLGEILDGERLVHCHSYRADEIIMLMRVAEDFGFTIGTFQHVLEGYKCADEIAAHGAGASTFTDWWSYKYEVVDAIPYNGAVMWERGVNVSFNSDSSELSRRMNTEAAKAVKYGGVPEEEALLFVTRNPAEQLRVDEWVGSLVPGKHGDFVIWNGHPLRDATICLETWIEGVRRFARDEDLVARTEAASLREALLAKAQRVGNRLERAMGDGHQATFGARFGESLEEVSLWEMGRGECVETRAVCEEE
- a CDS encoding squalene/phytoene synthase family protein, which encodes MNPQMILCHELLPTVSRTFALNIRVLPHPLRTEVTVAYLLFRIVDTMEDAPGLYPEERGSLFDAFLERLDGATELTLRPSVRLQFLESVTPRERRLMESADQVFAAFESLPDRRREAIAAHVAETAGGMSRLSREKTRNGLFALETPGDLDEYCYHVAGTIGIMLTRLFTPDGPASNAPRLRRMTALGANFGRGLQLVNILKGIASDRRDGRCFLPAEMLARHGVTPARMLEAPSRAGVLAVAEELAHQAARDLDDALRYTTLLPRTQPRLRVFCLWPLFAAMRTLEILRDGTLTARPGRQPRIRRRTLFREMSVSTAIAMSNAALRARFGRLSGRLFPGPPRPEIWSGTSAVERLMKSVTTSDPTG